A window of the Butyricimonas faecalis genome harbors these coding sequences:
- a CDS encoding RteC domain-containing protein, with product MLRFLAREYHPLPPSHMFTGEKTGAPPSDAPPICWTGSISDLVELLYGLDTLKCINGGETGIQELMVHFSRFFGMELKPSQCYNAYVDIRRRKNDSRTYFFDRASEKLNERIVKDDERERARKR from the coding sequence ATGCTACGGTTCCTTGCCCGGGAATACCATCCGTTGCCGCCCTCCCACATGTTTACCGGCGAGAAAACCGGCGCCCCTCCTTCTGATGCCCCTCCGATATGTTGGACAGGCAGCATATCCGACCTAGTGGAATTATTGTACGGGCTCGACACCCTGAAATGTATCAACGGCGGAGAAACCGGTATCCAGGAACTGATGGTCCATTTCTCCCGATTCTTCGGCATGGAGTTGAAGCCCAGTCAGTGCTACAACGCCTATGTGGATATCCGTCGTCGGAAAAATGACAGCCGTACCTATTTCTTCGACCGGGCTTCCGAAAAGCTGAACGAGCGAATCGTGAAAGACGATGAGCGGGAACGGGCACGCAAGAGATGA
- a CDS encoding ATP-binding protein — MNITNIDDIRKLASGDEGGRTEYKLITGQLERGMETLCAFLNGEGGTVLFGVADNGKITGQEVSDKTKREIAEAIRLFEPFATITVSYANIPDTDKQVIALYAEEQRYMRPFTYKGRAYQRIESVTSVMPQDKYNHLLMQRGGKYSWEAIPNPDLQISDLDENVIIGAVRAGINCGRLPETTIREEIPAILEKFDLLHDGKLNNAAAVLFGRNLYDYPQCLLRMARFRGTSKEEFIDNQRQQGNIYALLDAAMSFFFKHLSLSGKIEGLYREEKLSIPYKALRECCINAFCHRAYHRPGGSVGIAIYDDRVEIESSGAFPPDMTLEKLLGGHSSEPPNLIIANVLYKSELLESWGRGISLMIDECRRAGIPDPEFHTDGSSVWVVFRYEMETAGQASDKHPTSTRQAPDKYPTSIVRLIELIGEHTCSLKEMMGMMELKDRENFLGNYLNPSMEAGLVEPLYPDQPKHPKQKYRLTEQGKALLERGE; from the coding sequence ATGAATATAACCAATATAGACGACATACGCAAACTGGCCTCCGGCGATGAAGGGGGACGGACAGAATACAAGCTGATCACCGGGCAGTTGGAGCGCGGCATGGAGACACTGTGCGCCTTCCTCAACGGCGAGGGCGGTACGGTACTGTTCGGCGTGGCTGACAACGGGAAAATCACCGGTCAGGAAGTGAGCGACAAGACGAAACGGGAAATTGCGGAAGCCATCCGCCTATTCGAGCCGTTTGCCACGATAACGGTCTCATACGCAAACATTCCCGACACGGACAAACAGGTCATTGCCTTATATGCTGAGGAACAACGCTATATGCGTCCGTTCACATATAAAGGCAGGGCTTACCAGCGGATAGAAAGCGTGACGTCTGTCATGCCGCAGGACAAGTACAACCACCTGCTGATGCAAAGGGGCGGCAAATACAGTTGGGAGGCAATCCCCAACCCCGACCTGCAAATCAGCGACCTCGACGAGAATGTCATCATCGGTGCGGTACGCGCCGGAATCAACTGCGGACGCCTGCCGGAAACCACCATTCGCGAAGAAATACCCGCCATCCTTGAAAAATTCGACCTGTTGCATGACGGGAAGCTGAACAATGCCGCCGCCGTACTGTTCGGGCGCAATCTGTACGACTATCCCCAATGCCTGTTGCGAATGGCAAGGTTCAGAGGCACAAGCAAAGAGGAATTCATAGACAACCAAAGACAGCAAGGGAACATCTACGCGCTATTGGACGCTGCCATGTCGTTTTTTTTCAAGCACCTGTCCTTGTCGGGTAAAATAGAGGGGCTGTACCGTGAAGAAAAGCTGAGCATACCTTACAAGGCATTGAGGGAATGTTGCATCAACGCCTTTTGTCACAGAGCCTACCACCGTCCGGGCGGTTCGGTGGGCATCGCCATTTATGACGACCGCGTGGAAATAGAGAGCAGCGGCGCGTTCCCTCCCGACATGACCCTTGAAAAACTGCTTGGCGGACACAGTTCAGAGCCGCCCAACCTCATCATAGCCAACGTGCTTTACAAAAGCGAGTTGCTGGAAAGCTGGGGTCGCGGCATCAGCCTGATGATAGACGAGTGCCGCCGTGCCGGCATACCCGACCCGGAATTCCACACGGACGGGAGTTCCGTATGGGTGGTATTCCGCTATGAGATGGAAACGGCTGGACAAGCATCCGACAAGCATCCGACAAGTACCCGACAAGCACCCGACAAGTACCCGACAAGCATCGTCCGGCTCATTGAACTGATAGGGGAACACACTTGCTCGCTGAAAGAAATGATGGGAATGATGGAACTGAAGGACAGGGAGAATTTCTTGGGCAATTACCTTAACCCGTCTATGGAAGCCGGATTGGTGGAACCGCTCTATCCTGACCAGCCGAAACATCCCAAGCAGAAATACAGGCTCACCGAACAAGGAAAGGCTTTGCTGGAAAGGGGTGAGTAA
- a CDS encoding hybrid sensor histidine kinase/response regulator produces the protein MKVSLTQKIYAGNFLLLAAIVGMVVILFRERSRMREIDFEVHDLQSVRNDIHAAHLHITELSLLGESLISQENADTANYRQKRLSTDSLLLALKPRCRQHVRPEQIDTLRHLLADKEMHLFRVVEAIGIQDAADSLLVHHLPKVAERATRIRTVRKRRDNILGALGAKKTVRVLPSAGELHAFSDSLIAMQQEGTEDMETSADSLYARNLALNARLNHLIKNLDRQVQEAFFQREHKIMEAQSRSTLLLTSTLSTAILLLILFHIAIHREIRRNHGEKKKREELIGELQASNEKNRQLLQFRHNLMQTVSHEMRTALTAISGNAELLLRDEALEDRVRHILTVRESASRMASMTTELLEFFRLEIHKEKLHIRPFRSESIATVLETEFAPLAEAKGIEFVTDNQTTEVLGGDKERILRIGSNLLSNAVKFTRSGRITLCTDYKDGNFILYVQDTGTGIPEEKQEQIFAPFERLGNAVTQDGFGLGLAIVTNLVQLMQGSASVQSKPGIGSRFTVVLPLPKAEEVPEEEKSMDVRPSLAGCSVLAIDNDPVTLRLMREMYLQCGVSCDNCLTLAELTDRIRSKDYDLLITDLRMPEANGYEILELLRMSDIGNSRELPIVAATAAGYVSEEELKEAGFSGLLPKPFSIDELMEATRHCIRERGNRQPDFSALLAFGDKRKTLEQLIAETEKEIEEVRKASERKDLTALNSWVHHLRSSWMVIRTERPLQKLHEAIHKEPYSDEEVAYAARAVLEQGETIIEAARKEMKKWER, from the coding sequence ATGAAAGTATCCTTGACACAAAAGATATATGCCGGGAACTTCCTGTTGCTGGCCGCCATAGTCGGAATGGTGGTTATCCTCTTTCGTGAGCGTAGCCGGATGCGGGAGATAGATTTCGAAGTGCATGACCTGCAATCGGTACGGAATGACATCCATGCCGCACACCTTCACATCACCGAGCTTTCCCTGCTGGGCGAGAGCCTGATCAGCCAAGAAAATGCAGATACGGCAAACTATCGCCAGAAACGGCTGTCCACAGACAGCCTGCTGCTGGCCTTGAAGCCCCGGTGCAGGCAGCATGTACGTCCCGAACAGATAGACACGCTCCGGCACCTGCTTGCCGACAAGGAAATGCACTTGTTCCGTGTCGTGGAAGCCATCGGGATACAGGATGCTGCTGACAGTCTGCTTGTCCACCATCTGCCCAAAGTGGCGGAACGTGCCACCCGCATACGCACCGTGAGGAAAAGAAGGGACAATATACTGGGAGCGTTGGGCGCCAAGAAAACCGTCCGGGTTTTGCCTTCCGCCGGAGAACTGCACGCATTCAGTGACAGCCTGATTGCCATGCAGCAGGAAGGGACGGAGGATATGGAAACCAGTGCCGACAGCCTGTACGCCCGCAATCTGGCATTGAACGCCCGGCTGAACCACCTCATCAAGAATCTGGACAGGCAAGTGCAGGAAGCCTTCTTTCAGCGTGAGCATAAGATAATGGAAGCGCAAAGCCGTTCCACGCTCCTGCTCACCTCTACCTTGTCCACCGCCATCCTCCTTTTAATCCTGTTCCACATCGCCATCCACCGGGAAATCCGCCGCAATCATGGCGAAAAAAAGAAACGCGAAGAACTTATCGGCGAATTGCAGGCGAGCAATGAGAAGAACCGGCAATTGCTGCAATTCCGTCACAACCTGATGCAGACTGTCAGCCATGAAATGCGCACGGCCCTGACGGCGATAAGCGGCAATGCAGAACTCCTGCTCCGGGATGAAGCCCTGGAAGACCGGGTACGCCACATATTAACCGTGCGTGAATCTGCCAGCCGCATGGCTTCCATGACCACCGAGCTGCTGGAATTTTTCAGGCTGGAGATCCATAAAGAAAAGCTGCATATCCGTCCATTCCGCTCCGAGTCAATAGCAACTGTGTTGGAAACGGAGTTCGCCCCTTTGGCTGAAGCCAAAGGAATCGAATTCGTGACTGACAACCAGACGACAGAAGTGCTGGGAGGCGATAAGGAGCGCATATTGCGCATCGGAAGCAACCTGCTCTCCAATGCGGTCAAGTTTACCCGCAGCGGTCGCATTACACTCTGCACGGACTATAAGGACGGCAACTTCATCCTGTACGTGCAGGATACCGGGACGGGCATCCCGGAAGAAAAGCAGGAACAGATTTTCGCCCCCTTCGAACGTCTGGGCAATGCTGTGACTCAGGACGGCTTCGGGCTGGGCCTTGCCATTGTGACCAATCTCGTACAGCTGATGCAGGGTTCTGCTTCCGTACAGAGCAAACCTGGCATAGGAAGCCGCTTCACCGTTGTCCTGCCGCTGCCGAAAGCCGAAGAAGTACCGGAAGAAGAGAAGTCAATGGATGTCCGTCCTTCACTGGCCGGATGTTCCGTGCTGGCCATAGACAACGACCCGGTGACGCTCCGCCTGATGCGCGAGATGTACCTTCAATGTGGCGTTTCATGCGACAACTGCCTTACGTTGGCCGAGCTGACCGACAGGATACGGAGCAAGGATTATGACCTGTTGATAACAGACTTGAGAATGCCGGAAGCGAACGGCTACGAGATTCTGGAACTGCTGCGCATGTCCGACATCGGCAATTCCCGTGAACTTCCCATCGTGGCAGCTACTGCGGCCGGCTATGTATCGGAGGAGGAACTGAAAGAAGCCGGATTTTCCGGATTGCTTCCCAAGCCGTTTTCCATAGACGAACTGATGGAGGCGACACGGCACTGCATCCGTGAAAGAGGGAACCGGCAGCCGGACTTCTCCGCCCTGTTGGCTTTCGGCGACAAGCGGAAAACATTGGAGCAGCTGATTGCCGAAACGGAGAAAGAGATAGAGGAAGTCCGGAAGGCATCCGAAAGGAAAGACTTGACAGCCTTGAACAGCTGGGTACACCATTTGAGGAGCTCATGGATGGTGATACGGACGGAACGCCCCTTGCAGAAGTTGCACGAAGCCATCCACAAGGAACCGTACTCGGACGAAGAAGTCGCCTATGCAGCCCGTGCCGTGTTGGAACAAGGAGAAACCATCATAGAAGCCGCCAGAAAGGAGATGAAGAAATGGGAAAGATAA
- the mobA gene encoding conjugal transfer protein MobA, translated as MNENKKKNGTDSPKWGRHPRESRKSHCVMVRFDDGEWLRFLAMHGKSGVEARAVFLKAHFFGQPFRVLVTDKTLLDYCTKLSAFHAQYRMVGNNYNQTVKELRCHFSEKKAMALLYKLEQCTKELAAITRQVVELSREFQERWSQKSR; from the coding sequence ATGAACGAGAACAAGAAAAAGAACGGGACTGACAGTCCCAAGTGGGGGCGGCATCCACGGGAAAGCCGCAAGTCGCACTGCGTGATGGTGCGTTTCGACGACGGGGAATGGCTCAGGTTCCTCGCTATGCACGGCAAGTCCGGCGTGGAGGCGAGGGCGGTGTTCCTGAAGGCGCACTTCTTCGGACAGCCGTTCCGGGTACTGGTCACGGACAAGACGCTGCTCGACTACTGCACGAAGCTGTCCGCTTTCCATGCGCAGTACCGCATGGTGGGGAACAACTATAACCAGACGGTCAAGGAGCTGCGCTGCCATTTCTCGGAGAAAAAGGCGATGGCATTGCTCTACAAGCTGGAGCAATGCACGAAGGAACTGGCCGCAATCACGCGGCAGGTCGTTGAACTTTCAAGGGAGTTTCAGGAAAGATGGTCGCAAAAATCACGGTAG
- a CDS encoding sigma-54-dependent transcriptional regulator, whose protein sequence is MGKIIVVEDNLVYSRYVCNFLEENGYRTVSTSDCTGARKLFSMLEDDDIVLADLRLPDGDGILLLEELRREGKHNPYVIMTDYAEVPTAVRSMKSGAEDYIPKKLLTSQLPAMLQDLQKRQSFHEEPLFIRESEAYQKVFGRLHVLAKADICVMVRGENGTGKKHIAEKIHAQSDRADKPFVTVDCGLLSESLAASALFGHEKGAFTGAVGRKEGYWSEAEGGTLFLDEIGNLPLGVQQMLLCAIQDRRYRPVGGTKDRKANVRIITATNENLEEAISERRFRRDLYFRLSEYTVKVPPLRECPEDILPLAEFFRELYNQEHGRQVKGFDAEAKKRLLAHDWPGNVRELKQAVQSAVLFAQGELVTAEELNLDESGKPSDPDIALKGECMEKKRICQALEKAGHNRKEAARLLGISRSTLYEKMDLYGIQTKR, encoded by the coding sequence ATGGGAAAGATAATCGTAGTGGAAGACAACCTTGTGTACAGCAGGTATGTCTGCAATTTTTTGGAAGAAAACGGATACCGGACAGTCAGTACCTCCGATTGCACCGGTGCCCGGAAACTGTTTTCAATGCTGGAAGATGACGACATCGTGCTTGCCGACCTCCGGTTGCCTGACGGTGACGGCATCCTGTTGCTTGAAGAACTGCGCCGCGAGGGGAAGCACAATCCCTACGTCATCATGACGGATTATGCGGAAGTGCCTACCGCCGTGCGTTCCATGAAATCCGGAGCGGAAGACTATATCCCCAAGAAACTGCTGACCAGCCAGCTTCCCGCCATGCTCCAAGACTTGCAGAAAAGGCAGTCATTCCATGAGGAACCCCTGTTCATAAGGGAGAGCGAAGCCTACCAGAAAGTATTCGGACGTCTCCACGTCCTAGCCAAAGCCGACATCTGCGTGATGGTTCGGGGTGAGAACGGTACAGGAAAGAAACATATCGCTGAAAAGATACATGCCCAAAGCGACCGTGCGGACAAACCGTTCGTGACAGTGGACTGCGGGCTGTTATCCGAAAGTCTGGCCGCTTCCGCCTTGTTTGGGCATGAAAAAGGGGCTTTTACCGGGGCGGTCGGGCGCAAGGAAGGCTATTGGTCGGAAGCCGAGGGAGGAACGTTGTTCCTGGATGAGATAGGCAACCTTCCCCTCGGCGTACAGCAGATGCTGCTCTGCGCCATACAGGACAGGCGTTACCGTCCTGTCGGCGGCACAAAAGACAGGAAAGCCAACGTGCGCATCATCACCGCAACGAACGAGAATCTGGAAGAAGCCATATCGGAAAGGCGTTTCCGCCGGGACCTGTATTTCCGATTGAGTGAGTACACCGTGAAAGTACCCCCGCTCAGGGAATGCCCGGAAGACATCCTGCCGCTTGCTGAATTCTTCCGGGAACTTTACAACCAAGAGCATGGCAGACAGGTAAAAGGTTTCGATGCGGAGGCGAAGAAACGGTTGCTGGCCCATGACTGGCCGGGAAACGTACGGGAACTGAAACAGGCGGTCCAATCCGCCGTGCTTTTTGCCCAAGGGGAATTGGTGACGGCGGAAGAATTGAACTTGGATGAGTCCGGAAAGCCTTCCGATCCTGACATTGCCTTGAAAGGGGAATGCATGGAAAAGAAGCGGATATGCCAGGCTTTGGAAAAGGCCGGGCATAATCGGAAAGAGGCCGCCAGACTGCTGGGCATAAGCCGGAGCACGCTGTACGAGAAAATGGACCTGTATGGGATTCAGACGAAGAGGTGA
- the mobB gene encoding conjugal transfer protein MobB: MVAKITVGTSLYGALAYNGMKVNEGEGKLLAGNKVFDDGSGRVDIARAEQDFKRYMPENVRTRNKVIHISLNPHPDDRLTDMEMESLAREYLEKLGYGDQPYLIFKHEDINRHHLHIVSVNVDENGRRLNKDFIHRRSKRITTELERKYGLHPADRRQHRNDNSLRKVDASQGDVKRQVSNTVKAVMATYKFRTMGEYRALLSLYNVTVEEARGMVNGREYHGLVYSATDDGGNKVGNPFKASCIGKSVGYEAVLRRFEYPNAQIRDKRLADMTRKTVAAVLDRTYRKDEFVALLKAKGVDVVFRHTDGGRIYGATFIDHRTGCVLNGSRLGREFSANALQEHFTLPYADTPPMPFTLTRDEPQAEAHTYVEHGESHSTGLGLLGGDASGAQAEEAAFERELKRKRKKRRKGLGL; this comes from the coding sequence ATGGTCGCAAAAATCACGGTAGGCACGTCGCTGTACGGGGCGTTGGCTTACAACGGCATGAAAGTGAACGAGGGCGAGGGGAAGCTGCTCGCCGGGAACAAGGTCTTCGACGATGGCAGCGGACGGGTGGACATCGCCCGTGCCGAACAGGATTTCAAACGGTACATGCCGGAGAACGTCCGCACACGGAACAAGGTCATCCATATCTCCCTTAATCCGCATCCCGACGACCGCCTGACGGACATGGAGATGGAAAGTCTCGCGCGGGAGTATCTGGAGAAGCTGGGCTACGGCGACCAGCCTTATCTAATTTTCAAACATGAGGACATCAACCGCCACCACCTGCATATCGTCTCCGTCAATGTGGACGAGAATGGCAGGCGGTTGAACAAGGATTTCATCCATCGCCGCAGCAAGCGCATCACCACGGAGCTGGAACGCAAGTACGGTCTGCACCCCGCCGACCGCAGGCAGCACCGTAACGACAATTCCTTGCGCAAGGTGGATGCCTCGCAGGGAGACGTGAAGCGTCAGGTGTCGAACACCGTCAAGGCGGTGATGGCTACCTACAAGTTCCGGACAATGGGCGAATACCGCGCCTTGCTCTCCCTCTACAACGTCACTGTGGAGGAAGCCCGTGGCATGGTGAACGGACGCGAGTATCACGGACTGGTCTATTCCGCCACCGATGATGGCGGGAACAAGGTCGGCAATCCCTTCAAGGCATCCTGCATCGGGAAGTCCGTCGGCTATGAAGCCGTGCTGCGCAGGTTTGAGTATCCCAATGCCCAAATCCGCGACAAGCGTCTGGCGGACATGACGCGCAAGACCGTCGCTGCCGTATTGGACAGGACGTACCGCAAGGATGAATTTGTCGCCCTGCTCAAAGCGAAGGGCGTGGATGTGGTGTTCCGCCACACGGACGGGGGGCGCATCTACGGGGCGACCTTCATCGACCACCGCACGGGCTGTGTGCTGAACGGCTCCCGGCTGGGCAGGGAATTTTCCGCCAACGCCTTGCAGGAGCACTTCACTTTGCCGTATGCGGACACGCCGCCGATGCCGTTCACCCTTACACGGGACGAACCGCAGGCGGAAGCCCATACCTATGTGGAACACGGCGAGAGCCATTCCACGGGCTTGGGCTTGCTTGGCGGCGACGCATCGGGCGCACAGGCGGAAGAAGCCGCCTTCGAGCGCGAACTCAAACGCAAGCGGAAGAAACGCCGGAAGGGTTTGGGATTATAA
- a CDS encoding GNAT family N-acetyltransferase, which produces MVKKKRKHGGHYCKVCGCHKSNESFSGRGHALHICKECQSLPKDEQADMMRCNEVERAAFRFPMRRQDWELLEKYAKKYKDRESGKFAQEMLDMKRGVFVPEEDDEEADEWNNDIFQVAETPFSELEEDTRTAMEELLEDNINEYMIHKDYIPEGKDLQDIADWVLKETNDTFYLKAVPDDAYRRLVDDTVRKMVKEWKDDGLEIKTYAESLTIMETERLVIRKITRKDTGALLALMGKSEVMYAWEHGFDKKEVRQWVNRQFSRYRKDGYGYFALVLKDGGKLIGQAGLMKSVINGNEAVELGYILDNAYWHNGYATEAARRCLRYAFEKLGLQEVYCSIRPENTSSIRVAEAIAMKPCGSHTIIYNGKEMPHLLYKTEKPMQ; this is translated from the coding sequence ATGGTGAAGAAGAAAAGGAAACACGGCGGACACTACTGCAAGGTATGCGGCTGCCACAAGTCCAACGAGAGCTTCTCGGGCAGAGGACACGCGCTGCACATCTGCAAGGAATGCCAGTCGCTTCCAAAGGACGAACAGGCGGACATGATGCGCTGCAACGAGGTGGAACGCGCCGCGTTCCGCTTCCCCATGAGGCGGCAGGACTGGGAACTGCTGGAAAAATATGCCAAGAAGTACAAGGACAGGGAGTCGGGAAAATTCGCGCAGGAGATGCTGGACATGAAACGGGGCGTTTTTGTGCCGGAAGAGGACGATGAAGAAGCGGATGAATGGAACAACGACATTTTTCAGGTAGCGGAAACCCCGTTTTCGGAATTGGAGGAAGACACCCGTACCGCCATGGAGGAACTACTGGAGGACAACATCAACGAGTACATGATACACAAGGACTATATCCCCGAAGGGAAGGACTTGCAGGACATAGCCGATTGGGTGTTGAAGGAAACCAATGACACGTTTTACTTGAAAGCCGTTCCCGATGACGCCTACCGCAGGCTGGTGGATGATACCGTCCGGAAGATGGTCAAGGAGTGGAAAGACGACGGCTTGGAGATAAAGACCTACGCCGAGTCGCTCACGATCATGGAAACGGAACGGCTCGTCATCCGCAAAATCACCCGCAAGGACACGGGCGCGTTGCTCGCCCTCATGGGCAAGTCGGAAGTCATGTACGCATGGGAACACGGCTTTGACAAGAAGGAGGTGCGCCAATGGGTGAACCGCCAGTTCTCCCGTTACCGCAAGGACGGCTACGGGTATTTCGCCCTTGTGTTGAAAGACGGGGGCAAACTTATCGGACAGGCCGGGCTGATGAAAAGCGTGATAAACGGGAATGAAGCGGTGGAACTCGGCTACATCCTGGACAATGCGTATTGGCACAACGGCTATGCCACGGAAGCCGCCCGAAGATGCCTGCGGTACGCTTTCGAGAAACTGGGCTTGCAAGAGGTCTATTGCAGCATCCGTCCCGAAAACACGTCCTCCATCCGTGTGGCGGAAGCCATTGCCATGAAACCTTGCGGCAGCCATACCATTATATACAATGGAAAAGAAATGCCCCATCTGCTGTATAAAACGGAGAAACCAATGCAGTAA
- the mobC gene encoding conjugal transfer protein MobC, translated as MSQQEDDLRALAKIMDFLRAVSIILVVVHLYWYGYEAVRLWGIDIGVVDRVLVNFDRTAGLFHHILYTKLFALLLLALSCLGTKGVKEEKITWGRIWTVLAAGLALFFLNWWMLSLPLPVEANVAFYAASMAAGYVCLLMSGTWMSRLLRTNLMDDVFNVENESFMQETRLMENEYSVNLPTRFYYRKKWNDGYINVVNPFRASIVLGTPGSGKSYAVVNSFIKQMIEKSYSMYIYDFKFSDLSTIAYNHLMNHGDGYKVKPKFYVINFDDPRRSHRCNPIHPDFMEDITDAYESAYTILLNLNKTWVQKQGDFFVESPIILFASIIWFLRIYQDGKYCTFPHAIELLNRRYEDVFPILTSYPELENYLSPFMDAWQGGAAEQLMGQIASAKIPLSRMISPQLYWVMSDSEFTLDINNPDEPKILCVGNNPDRQNIYGAALGLYNSRIVKLINKKGKLKSAVIIDELPTIYFKGLDNLIATARSNKVAVCLGFQDFSQLKRDYGDKEAAVVMNTVGNIFSGQVVGETAKTLSERFGKILQKRQSVTINREDKSTSINTQMESLIPASKISTLTQGMFVGAVADNFNERIEQKIFHCEIVVDVEKVKREEQAYKPIPVITDFTDADGNDRMKEMIQENYNRIKAEVRQIVADELQRIQSDPELQHLLQGK; from the coding sequence ATGTCACAACAGGAAGACGATTTGAGGGCGTTGGCGAAAATCATGGACTTTCTCCGCGCCGTGAGCATTATTCTGGTGGTCGTCCACCTCTATTGGTACGGGTATGAAGCCGTAAGGCTGTGGGGCATCGACATCGGTGTCGTGGACCGGGTGCTGGTCAATTTCGACCGCACCGCCGGACTGTTCCACCATATCCTTTACACAAAACTTTTTGCGCTGTTGCTATTGGCTCTCTCTTGCTTGGGTACAAAGGGCGTGAAGGAGGAAAAAATCACGTGGGGCAGGATTTGGACGGTGCTTGCCGCAGGGCTGGCCCTGTTCTTCCTGAACTGGTGGATGCTCTCCCTGCCGCTGCCCGTGGAAGCCAACGTAGCCTTCTATGCCGCTTCGATGGCGGCGGGCTATGTCTGCCTCCTGATGTCCGGCACGTGGATGAGCCGCCTCTTGCGCACCAACCTCATGGATGACGTGTTCAACGTGGAAAACGAGAGCTTCATGCAGGAGACGCGCCTCATGGAGAACGAGTATTCGGTGAACCTGCCTACGCGCTTCTATTACAGGAAGAAGTGGAACGACGGGTACATCAACGTGGTAAACCCGTTCCGCGCTTCCATCGTATTGGGCACTCCGGGCAGCGGAAAGTCGTATGCCGTGGTAAACAGCTTTATCAAGCAGATGATTGAAAAATCTTACTCGATGTACATCTATGACTTCAAGTTCAGCGACCTTTCCACCATCGCTTACAACCACCTGATGAACCACGGCGACGGCTACAAGGTCAAGCCGAAGTTCTACGTCATTAACTTCGACGACCCGCGCCGGAGCCACCGCTGCAATCCCATTCACCCGGATTTCATGGAGGACATCACCGATGCCTACGAAAGTGCCTATACCATTTTATTAAATTTGAACAAAACTTGGGTGCAAAAGCAAGGCGACTTCTTCGTGGAGAGTCCGATTATACTTTTTGCCAGTATTATCTGGTTTTTACGGATTTATCAGGATGGAAAGTATTGCACCTTCCCACACGCCATTGAGTTGCTGAACAGACGTTATGAGGATGTTTTCCCTATTCTCACCAGCTATCCGGAGTTGGAAAACTATCTTTCGCCCTTTATGGACGCTTGGCAGGGAGGTGCAGCCGAGCAGTTGATGGGGCAAATCGCATCAGCGAAGATACCGCTCTCGCGCATGATTTCCCCACAGCTTTATTGGGTCATGTCAGACAGTGAGTTTACGTTGGATATTAACAACCCGGATGAGCCTAAGATTCTCTGCGTCGGCAATAATCCCGACCGTCAGAACATCTACGGCGCGGCGTTGGGTCTGTACAATTCCCGAATTGTCAAGCTCATTAACAAGAAGGGCAAGCTGAAGTCGGCGGTAATCATCGACGAGCTGCCTACGATTTACTTCAAGGGATTGGATAATCTTATCGCCACTGCCCGAAGCAACAAGGTGGCGGTCTGCCTCGGCTTTCAGGACTTTTCGCAGTTGAAACGCGATTATGGGGACAAAGAAGCGGCGGTCGTGATGAACACGGTGGGAAACATCTTTTCGGGTCAAGTCGTTGGTGAGACCGCCAAAACGCTTTCCGAGCGTTTCGGCAAAATCTTGCAGAAGCGGCAGAGCGTCACCATCAACCGGGAGGACAAGTCCACCTCCATCAACACGCAGATGGAGAGCCTGATACCCGCGAGCAAGATTTCCACGCTGACGCAGGGCATGTTCGTGGGCGCGGTGGCCGACAACTTCAACGAGCGCATCGAGCAGAAAATCTTTCATTGCGAGATTGTGGTGGACGTGGAGAAGGTGAAGCGCGAGGAACAGGCTTACAAGCCCATCCCCGTCATCACGGACTTCACCGATGCCGACGGCAACGACCGCATGAAGGAAATGATACAGGAGAACTACAACCGCATCAAGGCGGAAGTGCGGCAGATTGTCGCCGACGAGTTGCAGCGCATCCAGTCCGACCCGGAACTGCAACACCTCTTGCAGGGCAAGTAA